The DNA segment GCAGAGGAGGCAGGAGAATGGTTCGGAATTTTGTGTATGTCGGCCTTTTTTCCTTCATGGTACAAGTTGGTTTTTCACCGGTAATGGCGGCTAGACCATTTGCCACAGACGATGCCGGAACAGTCACGCAAGGCACATTTGAACTCGAAACCGGATGCGATTTCTGGAAAGATGCGGCAGCGGCAGGAATCGGGCTGAAGCATGGCGTGACCGACAGAATGGATGTTGGAATAGGATTCGGTTACAAGCCATTGCCTGACGCAGAACGCGGATTTGAGGGCGCTGAAATCGGGTTGAAGTTTGGATTGATTCCTGGCCTATTTGCACTATCAGCAAGTGGCAGCTTTGGCGACAAAGCATATGGTATCAATGGTATATTGTCAAAAGGGTTTGGGCCCGTAGGGTGTGACTTGAACCTTGGCATGACTGCCACTGCCGACACCAACGACGCCGACCTCACTTATGGATTGTGTTGCCATTTCGATGGTGAAAAGTTCTGCGCTGGTGCTGAAATTGGGGGTACCCACGAAGGCCTTGATCTTTGGCAAGCGGGCTGCAATTTCTGTTTGTGCGACTGGTGTACCGTTGATGCTGGGATAAACGGAAATTTTGAAAAGGAAATGACGCTTTCAGCTACTGCTGGATTGACGTTCGCGTTTCCTGTCATCAAAACAGATGAAAAGAAGGGAGAATAACTATGCACATGGCAGATGCGTTGATTTCGCCAGTAGTTGGTGGCGCTTTCTGGATTGCCAGCGGTGCCTTAATTGGATACTCAGCTAAGAAGATTGCAGAAGAAAAAGACAATTCAAAAACCCCACTCATGGGTGTTCTGGGTGCATTTGTGTTCGCTGCACAAATGATAAACTTCAGCATACCGGGAACTGGTTCAAGCGGACACATCGGGGGCGGTTTGCTTCTCACTGCATTGCTTGGTCCTTATCGCGCCTTTATTGCAATTGCTTCCGTCTTGACAATTCAATGTCTGTTTTTCGCAGACGGGGGAATCCTTGCGCTTGGCTGCAATATTTTCAACCTTGGTTTCTTTCCCGCATTTATAGCCTATCCGTTCATTTACAAATTAATCATAGGAAATAAACAATCTCCTGGAAAACTTGCAGCAGCAAGCATTGTCGCAGCGGATGCCGGTTTGCTCATGGGCGCATTTTCTGTTGTCGTCCAGACGCTTCTTTCCGGCATTTCTGAGCTACCATTTGGCACCTTCGTCCTTGTCATGCTACCAATTCATTTTGCAATAGGAATTGTCGAAGGTTTGGTGGTTTGGGCAGTTCTTGCTTTTGTTGCCCGTACCGAACCTGCGCTGCTTGTTCCGGCAAATGCGGTCAAGCCCCCTCGCCTCATTATTGCGGCGTTTGCGGTCGCCGCGTTGGCGTTTGGCGGCATATTCGCTTGGTTTGCCTCATCAAGTCCTGA comes from the Fibrobacter sp. genome and includes:
- a CDS encoding cobalamin biosynthesis protein CbiM, encoding MHMADALISPVVGGAFWIASGALIGYSAKKIAEEKDNSKTPLMGVLGAFVFAAQMINFSIPGTGSSGHIGGGLLLTALLGPYRAFIAIASVLTIQCLFFADGGILALGCNIFNLGFFPAFIAYPFIYKLIIGNKQSPGKLAAASIVAADAGLLMGAFSVVVQTLLSGISELPFGTFVLVMLPIHFAIGIVEGLVVWAVLAFVARTEPALLVPANAVKPPRLIIAAFAVAALAFGGIFAWFASSSPDGLEWSMSKVTGTEEFERAGNKVHDVLGSIQEKFAFLPDYSFKATETAATEHAQEKAEPASPVCPGTSVAGVVGSFLVLFMAGTIGFILRGRGAKPQTSA